One window of Hydractinia symbiolongicarpus strain clone_291-10 chromosome 3, HSymV2.1, whole genome shotgun sequence genomic DNA carries:
- the LOC130636591 gene encoding zinc finger protein 665-like, giving the protein MKEVNFENHRDKQPKNKVKPHKCTVCVKSFVHAYTLKEHLKLHTGENVYRCDICRKEFCQLANLRRHQRIHTGEKPFSCELCDKQFTDRSSLTWHVMTHSNTKPFKCQRCSRSFYLQSHLDRHRSIHELEKKFKCNVCGKKLRRADSLRCHMETHSVVKPFKCIQCNRSYSTKAALNKHLKNHEEPNKELDKPFKKSEQQKGSLSTDSITLIERIPHTNEVMEKTKPFSYNEKTEAQMYLNTAEKNHVICTQRKTSLCANRVSEIHSVEKNMNRSTSVEFNSRHTYIRKLVKLGPAPSRRAEDIRFTIDEYLPILTDIQKMCNICKRILTNEHDRVYHTCI; this is encoded by the coding sequence ATGAAAGAAGTCAATTTTGAGAATCATCGGGACAAACAACCAAAAAATAAGGTAAAGCCACACAAATGTACAGTTTGTGTCAAATCTTTTGTTCATGCGTATACACTGAAAGAACATCTGAAGCTTCATACTGGTGAGAATGTATACAGATGTGATATTTGTCGCAAAGAGTTCTGTCAGCTAGCTAACTTGAGACGTCATCAAAGGATACACACTGGAGAGAAACCTTTTAGCTGCGAACTATGCGACAAACAATTTACAGACCGATCGTCCCTGACCTGGCACGTTATGACTCATTCGAACACAAAACCGTTTAAATGCCAACGTTGTTCAAGATCTTTTTATTTGCAAAGCCATCTCGATCGACACAGGTCCATACACGAATTGGAGAAGAAATTCAAATGTAATGTATGCGGGAAGAAATTGCGACGAGCGGATAGTTTAAGATGCCATATGGAAACACACAGCGTAGTAAAACCTTTTAAGTGCATACAATGCAATCGGAGTTATAGCACGAAAGCGGCTTTGAATAAACATCTGAAAAATCATGAAGAACCAAATAAAGAACTAGataaaccttttaaaaaaagcgaACAACAAAAGGGGAGCTTAAGTACAGATTCAATTACGCTAATTGAACGAATACCACATACAAACGAAGTGATGGAAAAAACAAAACCTTTCTCATACAACGAGAAAACTGAAGCACAAATGTATTTAAACACAGCGGAAAAAAATCATGTGATTTGCACACAGAGAAAAACTTCTCTGTGTGCAAATCGTGTATCTGAAATTCATTCTGTAGAAAAGAACATGAATAGAAGTACGTCAGTGGAGTTCAATTCACGTCATACGTACATACGCAAGCTGGTGAAACTAGGACCTGCCCCTAGTCGTCGTGCAGAAGACATACGTTTTACTATAGACGAGTATCTTCCTATTTTAACTGATATCCAAAAAATGTGCAATATTTGCAAAAGAATTTTAACAAACGAGCACGATCGTGTATATCACACTTGTATATAA